The proteins below come from a single Thermococcus sp. genomic window:
- a CDS encoding ABC transporter substrate-binding protein, whose protein sequence is MKSGKKIPALLLLLVLVFSVFSAGCIGEKTTTTPSTTTLKPTQNAQEQTASPTTASRSGYPITITDFAGRKVTIEKPPERVIVLSSYWAEILSILGVQNRIVGIGKYIPYDPHVPEDVRSKPAVGSNFKGLNWETVAGLKPDLIIIDWYGGKYADASTIKKAKELGIPVIALTAKSVEDNIKVVELLGKVFGREKKAEELASWMKEKLNEVKEIAGQIPADRKKNVLLISAPKDINGPISVYANGSAWASIVQLVGAHNLAFDKNFNTPWPKLDLEKIIAYWGDKADVIILTSFSKERLEKAINGIRNDPRWRAIKAVKEGHVYGILAGSKGFLDWGPRITVGVYQMANIIYPEYYPDWKPVAKELFENFYGVKYNAPVTVMDSMGRKVTFEKPPERVIVLSSYWAEVMHCLGLDDKIVGIDKYTPKDQFLPENIRKKPVVGTTWEKAINWETVAGLKPDLILMGRWKGGFTKGEQDVIERSKELGIKVLAFGIPDSNATGTEMPYENIRIIRVLGKVFDKEKRAEELASFLEKYYNEALGIASRIPADKKKNVLVVYGSSITGKYATGEISIAYRGSAYAQTAELVGAHNVAFDYNFSTQYPKFDLEKLMAYFGNKTDVLIVVDWDAERLSEAVEKIKSDPRWQQIKAVKDGHVVGILVSSWSRNAAALYGPRFVTGIYAFGHAIYPGYYPDWKPIYQELIKRFYGMEG, encoded by the coding sequence ATGAAAAGTGGCAAAAAGATCCCGGCACTGCTCCTGCTTTTGGTTTTAGTTTTCAGCGTGTTCAGCGCCGGTTGTATAGGTGAAAAAACAACCACAACTCCATCTACAACCACTCTCAAGCCAACCCAAAATGCTCAGGAACAAACGGCTTCCCCAACAACCGCCAGCAGATCCGGATATCCTATAACCATAACAGATTTCGCAGGAAGGAAGGTCACGATAGAAAAGCCGCCTGAGAGGGTTATCGTGCTGAGCAGCTACTGGGCAGAGATACTATCCATCCTCGGCGTTCAGAACAGAATAGTCGGTATAGGGAAGTACATCCCCTATGATCCCCACGTCCCGGAGGATGTGAGGAGCAAACCTGCTGTCGGCAGCAACTTCAAAGGCCTGAACTGGGAAACGGTTGCCGGCCTCAAACCCGATCTCATAATAATTGACTGGTACGGTGGAAAATATGCCGATGCCAGTACCATAAAGAAGGCCAAAGAGCTCGGCATTCCCGTTATAGCACTTACAGCAAAAAGCGTTGAGGATAACATCAAGGTTGTTGAGCTCTTAGGAAAAGTTTTCGGAAGAGAAAAGAAAGCTGAAGAACTCGCAAGCTGGATGAAGGAAAAGCTGAACGAGGTTAAAGAGATAGCGGGCCAGATTCCAGCAGACAGGAAAAAGAACGTTCTCCTCATAAGCGCCCCAAAAGACATAAACGGTCCTATAAGTGTGTATGCAAACGGTAGTGCATGGGCAAGCATAGTCCAGCTTGTGGGTGCTCACAACCTGGCTTTTGACAAAAACTTTAATACACCATGGCCAAAACTTGATCTTGAGAAGATCATCGCCTACTGGGGAGACAAAGCCGATGTCATAATCCTCACTTCATTCAGTAAAGAAAGGCTTGAAAAGGCGATAAACGGTATCAGAAATGATCCGAGATGGAGGGCAATAAAAGCGGTTAAAGAAGGCCACGTCTATGGGATTTTAGCGGGTTCCAAAGGATTCCTGGACTGGGGACCAAGGATAACAGTCGGCGTTTATCAGATGGCTAACATCATCTATCCCGAATATTATCCGGACTGGAAGCCGGTGGCAAAAGAGCTGTTTGAGAACTTCTACGGGGTTAAATACAACGCTCCGGTAACAGTAATGGATTCAATGGGCAGAAAGGTAACCTTTGAAAAGCCGCCTGAGAGGGTTATCGTGCTGAGCAGCTACTGGGCAGAGGTCATGCACTGTCTCGGACTCGACGACAAAATTGTTGGAATCGATAAGTACACTCCCAAAGACCAGTTTCTGCCAGAAAACATCAGGAAAAAACCCGTCGTCGGGACAACCTGGGAAAAAGCCATCAACTGGGAAACCGTGGCCGGCCTCAAACCCGATTTAATCCTGATGGGGCGCTGGAAGGGAGGCTTTACCAAGGGTGAGCAGGATGTTATTGAGAGATCTAAAGAACTTGGGATCAAGGTTCTTGCATTTGGAATTCCGGACTCCAATGCAACCGGAACAGAAATGCCCTATGAGAACATCAGGATAATAAGAGTGCTTGGAAAAGTCTTTGATAAGGAGAAGAGGGCTGAAGAACTGGCGAGCTTCCTGGAGAAGTACTACAACGAAGCTTTGGGCATAGCGAGCAGGATACCCGCCGATAAAAAGAAGAACGTTCTCGTAGTCTATGGATCATCCATAACAGGGAAATACGCAACGGGAGAAATAAGCATAGCATACAGGGGCTCGGCATACGCTCAAACCGCGGAGCTTGTGGGAGCGCACAACGTTGCGTTCGACTACAACTTCTCAACCCAGTATCCAAAGTTTGACCTCGAAAAGCTCATGGCATACTTCGGGAACAAGACAGACGTTTTAATAGTGGTTGATTGGGACGCAGAGAGGCTCAGTGAAGCTGTGGAAAAGATAAAGAGCGACCCGAGATGGCAGCAGATCAAAGCCGTTAAAGACGGCCATGTCGTTGGGATACTGGTGAGCTCATGGTCGAGAAACGCGGCAGCCCTCTACGGACCCAGATTTGTGACCGGAATCTATGCCTTCGGCCATGCAATTTATCCCGGGTACTACCCTGACTGGAAGCCAATATATCAGGAGCTCATCAAGAGATTCTACGGCATGGAGGGTTAA